A segment of the Salmo trutta chromosome 3, fSalTru1.1, whole genome shotgun sequence genome:
GGGCTAATAAcaaaaaggttgctggatccctgagctgacaaggtaaaaatctgtctttctgcccctgaacaatgcacataacccactgttccctgggcgccaaagacgtggatgtcaattaaggcagcccccccacacctctctgattcagaggagttgggttaaatgtggaagacacatttcagttgaaggcattcagttgtacaactgactaggtatccccctttcccaatgAGCTCATGCCAGAGCAGGGCTATCCAActctgttcctagagagctaccatcgtgtaggttttcactccaaccctaatctagcagaCCGGATTATCCTAATTAGCTTGtggataaactgaatcaggttagttacaactggggttggaatgaaaacctacaggagggtagctctccaggaacagggttggagagccctgccctagAAATAACTCTCATTGGGACAGTCATTAGGTTGTTCGTCATTGGTGCTAGTGGCCTTGGTTTGAGACCCGCAGGAGAGTCGACCTACTCTCACATTCTTAGCAATATGTTAGTCATTATTTGGCAACAGTTACAACACACCAGTGTTTGAAGTAaatctctgttaaaagtacacccaagaaaatattttattgatcatagtgattcagaagtatcattaaaacaggttaataTGACCCATCAATATTAGGCAACTATAGAGAAAGCCCTTAAATTGctggaataaaaaaataaaaaataagagaCTAATCGGATTAATTGACAGCCTACTTTACACAGACATGATGGTGTAGCAGGAAGATTGGACTACCATGAATGAAGGGCttgagagttcaaatcccagttgtggacatgttgaataataattactgattcattgaacatgcacaatgtaattaTGTATGTCAAATATGGAAGATGAAAACACAGTATTTTAAAAGCACTCTGTGTATGAGTATCCctaaccttgccaacagacaaagagttgtgaatggatcagtggttccCCAATCAGGGCCTTAATTGACTTGGCAACAGTAACAAGTCGTGATGTGTAAAACATTTTATATTGTGGACACAAATGTTTTTGCAACATTCCTATTAAACATGTCTCGAACAATAtctcatgttctgagaacatgacaaccatgttctgtgtatgtttggtgggacattgatggaatattctcctaactaGCAGAAAACTGGagacatgaatgttcttgcaacattctCATGAAACATGTCTAGACCATTAATAtattatgttctgagaacatgtaaCCATGTTCTGGGTATGTTCTATTTGACATTAAtggaatggtctcttggaaacatgCCTTGCACATCCCGGGAACATTCCTAAGAAAACGTTAGTTCATGACCGAATGAGACGCTTAAGGAAATATTCAAATAAAGTTGTGGGAACATTTTGTTGTTAGCTGGGTACGTCAAGTCAGCTCTTGAATTTTctatttcatccctctctcctctccagatctCCAGCAGCtcactgtcactgtgtctgaTGAGGTGGTTTCCCCTGAGCAGCAGGAATGGAGCCCCAGTCTGGGGCAGAAGGACCCAGAACCCACACGGATGAAAGATGAACAGAATGAACCaaggaccagtcaggaggatgagAATAATTTCAACGAGTTTATCAATTCTTACGGCTGTGTATCAAGTGACTATTATCAAGACCCAACTCAGTTCTCACATGAAGAGAGATACTCTCTACCCAGCACCTCAACTGAACAGATCAAAACAGAACCTTATGTAGAAGACTATGGTGTATCAGAACCAACCAGAGAGTCTCAGCCCTTTTCTGCAGTAGATAGAGAGTGTTCTGCAGGTCAGAGTGAAAACAGAGGACATATTGACAGGATGGAGAGTGGAGGACCTCTGTCAGGTCTAACGTTAAAGCCACTCAAATCAAAGAGAACAAAGACAGTAAAAGGACAACGTTCTCATAGTGTTAAGGACAGGAAattgaaccatctaaaatcaCACTCGAGACCCAGTGTAAGCTGGGATGCTGCTCCTAGTTGTAAGGTATGTGGAAAGCAATTTGACTCCATGGCTTCTTTATTAAATCACGTGCAAACGCACACACAGGATAAAGAacatgtttgtggtgtgtgtggaaaattcTGTCAGTCCACAGAAAGTATGATAAATCACCTACAAACTCACATCGGAGCAAAGTGTTGTCATGTTTGTGGTAAATATTTTGCTTGGGATGCTTTCCTGAAAAGGCATTTGAGGAGTCATACAGGGGAGAAGCCCTTTCGCTGTCATCATTGTGGCAAAGGATTCAGTCAGAGTGGAAACCTGGCTGTGCATATGAAGAGCCACTCTGGGGAGAAACCACATTGCTGCCCTGTTTGTGGGAAATGTTTCATAAGAAACCCTGATCTGACAGTCCACATGAGGACTCATACAGGGGTGAAACCATATACGGGCAGTATTGTGGCCAAGGTTTAAAGCAGAATTATCACTGGAAACAACACATGAAGATCCACATGGGAAAAACCATATCATTGCCATCTTTGTGACATGCATTTCAGCACTAGCACCCAGTCAACCTGGCATGAGATTTCACATGGAAGAGAAGGCGTCACTACCATGGCTGGCAGAGGCTTTGCATAGACTGGAAGTTTGACAAGGCATAATGACAATGCACAGAATAGTTTAGTGTAGAAAATACTGACAGTGGACCTTGTTTGTGATACATGTTTCACTCAGCCGCTTTATTGAGGAAAGTTTTTACTCGCAGTGACTGTTAATATGTGGTTGTTTTACCTGTTTTGAATCCACTGACTGTAAGACAGTGCAATTatgtttcactgttagtctacacctgttgcctACAAAGCGTGTCACA
Coding sequences within it:
- the LOC115184256 gene encoding zinc finger protein 37 homolog isoform X3, with the translated sequence MSKIELLRMFLNQRLIAAAEEIFGVVQETIAEYQEEVSRTREENSRLRLTLDIRTKPDIKLHRQDLQQLTVTVSDEVVSPEQQEWSPSLGQKDPEPTRMKDEQNEPRTSQEDENNFNEFINSYGCVSSDYYQDPTQFSHEERYSLPSTSTEQIKTEPYVEDYGVSEPTRESQPFSAVDRECSAGQSENRGHIDRMESGGPLSGLTLKPLKSKRTKTVKGQRSHSVKDRKLNHLKSHSRPSVSWDAAPSCKVCGKQFDSMASLLNHVQTHTQDKEHVCGVCGKFCQSTESMINHLQTHIGAKCCHVCGKYFAWDAFLKRHLRSHTGEKPFRCHHCGKGFSQSGNLAVHMKSHSGEKPHCCPVCGKCFIRNPDLTVHMRTHTGVKPYTGSIVAKV